ATTGTTAAAACTCATTACAATTTGTCAGACAGTGCTACTGTGACCTTAAATGGGTCTATGCTAAAGGGCATACGACCTTAAACCCTATATAGGTTTGTCTGAATCGGAAAGACTCTAGTTCGGAGATCCTTGTCCGTTCCTGCCCTGAGTTTACATAAGAAAGTTTTTCAAGAGAGAAAAATGAGTATGAAAAATGAACGTCCAAACAAAAGAAAAGGAGGCACAGAGTGGAATCATTCCGAGAGTCTTAGAGTACAGATCGCCTTAGAGTATCTTGATGGTGATTTTAGCCAGGTTCAAATAGAACGTAAGTATGGGTTATCGCCCAATACGGTTTATAGATTCGTATCTTGGTACAAAAGTAATCATAACCATCTTATGCCAGAAGCCGTCAACGTAGCTGAAGAGCTGCCTTTCAGCGCTAAAGAACGAAGAGAGCTGGAAAAGCGGCTGGCCTTATCAGAACTGAAGGTCGCCGTGCTGGAAAAAGTGATTGCCATTGC
This region of Pedobacter steynii genomic DNA includes:
- a CDS encoding helix-turn-helix domain-containing protein, with translation MKNERPNKRKGGTEWNHSESLRVQIALEYLDGDFSQVQIERKYGLSPNTVYRFVSWYKSNHNHLMPEAVNVAEELPFSAKERRELEKRLALSELKVAVLEKVIAIANEEYGTDLKKKAATK